One region of Thunnus thynnus chromosome 14, fThuThy2.1, whole genome shotgun sequence genomic DNA includes:
- the pcnx2 gene encoding pecanex-like protein 2: MGSQVVQTLRQGVWASLTGGWYHDPDQNKFNNSCHLYLWIFLLMLPLSLHLALPPTTMALSIYCTSITAFFILIKLANYRLHLMFDEGEAVVRSSLSDLSKAPEKKSNASDSCLPASIRKSSTVPDSVAMTMLARKRPSPVIQVTVKQTETDSGLIGVECSKSDEGKTVEGQGECAAEERPTEGGLHPSPEPSPDDLSSPNPDQTAPLLQARQRPPSRAEKEEMRPGSASGTGKMDAEITDTGTVREGTDVQISLTGTDREQSEQERTVEKDSEQDRIEKEENSNDKETLDRDTADEGLPPSKGSEDESEEESEGQKEPSDANNNSLETPPDRQDDFIDIPDLAAQAERVEETYCSDEIEVVLVDNSGPTPVSARLDDSDTVKIIITMSCDPQTAAQLEESVKQSLLENAQAQKDAGECHIKIPVITFDSPEEEKQEVEEGEEGAGSEDDPTPKQQQTASQSEEFHLCRETTSSESSTLECPDQENLGLQLTNDSTPSPQLTNDNSSSGIDVHSHPDDTDPLDSNVDPQGFLRLPPALGRYGPGGRTHIRGLSMDSGKDAVLLSDRSQNTTTMTSSKSDLEAKEGQIPNESNFLEFVSLLGSLSTRAAGASTKEEEGPESKEEAGASEESECQQKESLTATSRPDETITETNSDNKPERPKPPTSLATDTLQAILPTHIPIVSPDSPQTDREKDPDYDSLPSQTSQSESSMLQVICRPEATNKEEAYTFHTVHRDRPRKLYAERALNLPLGAELITGNMCDLLSTSSNSECQDGLVGPHADCPFQRRIIPAHRLRPRRTHPEIFQEEDSLDESSETSTQEKPTRKIYYKLKLFPGKFINILYDRLTLLALLDRNQEVLENLVAVLMAFLVSFLGFVLLNDGCFKDFWVFQFCLVIASCQYSLLKSVQPDAASPTHGHNQLVAYSRAAYFCIFCALIWILEQLLRRKDLPVSTMYGVTIVCQDLLGFLRDLLVGFTHCFPITFLVGLFPQINTFTIYVLEQIDMHLFGGTAATSLISAIYSILRSLIALSLLYGFCFGALKEPWDEQHTPALFSGFCGLLVVFSYHLSRQSSDPSVLLSLIKSKVVPALVESEEEEEEDTDIKDPLPEKLQNSMKEILLSDVVVCSVAYILTFAITASTVFLSLKPFVTIVLYALAVTVGFVTHYLIPQLRKHHPWLWISHPVLKTKEYHQFEPREDAVLMWFERLYVGLLCFEKYVVYPAIILSALTNDGFDLSHRKKLGIHLDVLLTTVAGLKLLRSSFCDPSFQFLTLLFTLIFFHFDCPHASESFLLDFFIMSIVFHKMRELLLKLHFILVYIAPWQIAWGSAFHAFAQPFAVPHSAMLLLQTLLTTIFYAPLAPFLGSAIFISSYPRPIKFWERNYNTKRIDNSNSRLVSQVDKETGCDDNNLNSIFYEYLTRSLQHSLCGDLMLGRWGNYSAGDCFILASDYLNALVHLIEIGNGLVTFQLRGLEFRGTYCQQREVEAITEGVEEDDACCCCEPGHLPHMLSCNAAFNLRWLAWEVMATKYLLEGYSISENNAATMLQVYDLRKLLITYYLKSIIYYLVQSPKLSTWLKDATVQEALQSYTKWHHIERDPQVFSVKIDEDYVHCLQGVTRASFCNVYLEWIQYCAGKMETPVESDEESPLVTLCYALSVLGRRSLGTASHNMSNSLESFLYGFNTLFKGDFRIATKDEWVFADLDLLQKVVAPAVRMSLKLHQDHFTCLEETEEASILYEAITNYRSSLVICHESDPAWRKAVLSSRDTLLTLRHMIDDGTDEYKIIMLYKRHLSFKVIKINKECVRGLWAGQQQELVFLRNRNPERGSIQNSKQALRNMVNSSCDQPLGYPMYVSPLTTSYAGTHRTLRSIGGGALSLDSIRSWLCSKWLRVRKDNLTSCNSGVNMEDVECGAGGSSSLSHNRPSSVTSNSLSLYQHRTRTTHSHRHHNAARREYRSRSVQPQSQRPPVSSQSGPILDSGSNHGLVQRLSNSQLSFNTSIASIFSQVPRLSGAGGISSQLQAAQHQQRSSQVSSSSSTLSLLFGKRSFSSGLVISGLSAAEGGNTTDTQSSSSVNIAIGPSHRSSSRATQVGKRSTGGHTKSLLIYTHPLITIWPSLRHMYYKKMSCN, from the exons ATGGGCTCCCAGGTTGTGCAGACCCTGCGTCAGGGGGTTTGGGCATCTCTGACCGGGGGCTGGTACCACGACCCGGATCAGAACAAATTCAACAACTCCTGCCACCTCTATCTGTGGATATTTCTCCTGATGTTGCCCCTATCTCTCCATCTG GCCCTGCCCCCTACCACCATGGCTTTGAGCATCTACTGCACCTCCATCACCGCGTTCTTCATCCTCATCAAGCTGGCCAACTATCGGCTGCACCTGATGTTCGACGAGGGCGAGGCGGTGGTCCGCAGCAGCCTCTCTGACCTCAGCAAGGCTCCGGAGAAGAAAAGCAACGCCTCGGACTCCTGCTTGCCCGCTAGCATCAG GAAGAGCAGCACAGTCCCCGAcagtgttgccatgacgatgttGGCTCGAAAGCGTCCCAGTCCGGTGATCCAGGTGACAgtgaaacagactgaaaccGACTCAGGGCTGATTGGGGTG GAGTGTTCAAAATCAGATGAGGGGAAGACTGTGGAAG GGCAGGGTGAGTGTGCTGCAGAGGAGAGGCCCACGGAGGGAGGCCTACACCCAAGCCCAGAGCCTTCTCCAGATGACCTCTCCAGCCCCAATCCCGACCAGACTGCCCCCCTGCTGCAGGCCCGGCAGAGGCCCCCATCCCGAGCTGAAAAAGAAGAGATGCGGCCTGGATCTGCTAGTGGGACGGGGAAAATGGACGCAGAAATAACTGATACTGGAACTGTGAGAGAAGGAACAGATGTTCAGATCTCTTTGACGGGGACGGACAGAGAGCAATCAGAACAGGAAAGAACAGTAGAGAAAGACTCAGAGCAGGACAGGatagaaaaagaggaaaatagcAATGATAAAGAGACTCTAGACAGGGATACAGCTGATGAAGGTCTCCCTCCCTCCAAAGGAAGTGAAGATGAGAGCGAGGAGGAGAGTGAGGGGCAAAAAGAGCCCTCAGATGCCAACAATAACTCACTGGAGACCCCCCCGGACCGCCAGGATGACTTCATCGACATCCCAGATCTTGCTGCACAG GCTGAGCGAGTGGAGGAGACGTATTGTTCTGACGAGATTGAAGTGGTTCTCGTCGACAACTCTGGCCCCACGCCTGTGTCTGCTCGCCTGGACGACAGCGACACAGTCAAGATCATCATCACCATGAGCTGCGACCCTCAGACTGCTgctcagctggaggagagcGTCAAGCAGAGCCTTTTGGAGAATGCACAG GCCCAAAAGGATGCAGGAGAATGTCACATCAAGATCCCTGTCATCACCTTTGACTCCCctgaggaggagaagcaggaaGTGGAAGAAGGTGAAGAAGGAGCTGGCTCAGAGGACGACCCCACCCCGAAACAGCAACAGACGGCGAGCCAAAGTGAAGAGTTTCACTTGTGTAGAGAAACAACCAGTTCTGAGTCATCCACACTGGAGTGTCCGGATCAGGAAAATCTCGGACTGCAGCTAACCAATGACAGCACACCGAGCCCACAGCTGACCAACGACAACAGCTCGTCGGGCATCGACGTCCACTCCCACCCTGACGACACGGACCCTCTGGATTCTAATGTGGATCCACAAGGGTTCCTCCGTCTGCCCCCAGCTTTGGGCCGCTACGGGCCCGGGGGAAGGACTCACATCCGCGGGCTGAGCATGGACAGTGGGAAAGATGCTGTGCTGCTTTCAGATCGCTCCCAAAACACA ACCACCATGACCAGTTCCAAGTCAGATCTGGAGGCGAAGGAGGGCCAGATTCCCAACGAATCCAACTTCTTGGAGTTTGTTTCCTTGTTGGGATCCCTCAGCACCAGAGCGGCAGGGGCCAGCacaaaggaagaggagggtCCAGAGAGCAAAGAGGAGGCAGGAGCTTCAGAGGAGAGTGAATGCCAGCAAAAGg AGAGTCTGACTGCAACTTCCAGACCAGATGAGACGATAACAGAGACCAACTCGGACAACAAACCAGAGAGACCCAAACCACCCACCAGTCTGGCTACTGACACTCTACAGGCCATACTACCCACACACATCCCAATAGTCTCCCCTGACAG ccctcagacagacagagaaaaagatcCAGATTATGATTCTCTACCCTCTCAAACCTCCCAATCAGAGAGCTCCATGCTGCAGGTCATCTGCAGACCAGAGGCTACCAACAAAGAAGAGGCCTATACCTTTCATACAGTGCACA GAGACAGACCTCGTAAGCTGTATGCAGAGAGAGCCCTCAACCTGCCACTAGGAGCTGAGCTCATCACTGGCAACATGTG tgACCTGCTGTCAACTTCTTCCAACTCGGAGTGTCAGGACGGTCTGGTGGGCCCTCATGCTGACTGTCCTTTCCAGCGACGCATCATCCCTGCACACAGACTACGGCCACGGAGGACGCACCCTGAGATCTTCCAG gaaGAGGACTCTTTGGATGAGTCATCAGAGACTTCCACTCAGGAGAAACCGACCAGGAAGATTTATTACAAACTCAAACTGTTTCCTGGGAAGTTTATCAACATTTTGTATGACCGACTCACCCTGCTTGCCCTATTGGACag aaACCAAGAGGTTCTGGAGAATCTAGTTGCAGTCTTAATGGCCTTCCTGGTTTCCTTCCTCGGTTTTGTGCTTCTCAACGACGGCTGCTTCAAAGACTTCTGGGTCTTCCAGTTCTGCCTGGTCATCGCCAGCTGTCAGTACTCCTTATTGAAG agTGTTCAACCAGATGCAGCTTCGCCAACACAT GGTCACAACCAGCTGGTGGCCTATAGCCGAGCGGCCTACTTCTGCATCTTCTGTGCTCTGATCTGGATTCTGGAGCAGCTGCTGAGGAGGAAGGACCTGCCCGTCTCCACCATGTACGGAGTCACCATCGTCTGCCAGGACTTACTGGGCTTCTTGCGAGACCTGCTAGTGG GTTTTACACATTGCTTCCCCATCACCTTCCTGGTGGGCCTTTTCCCCCAAATCAACACCTTCACCATCTACGTGCTGGAGCAGATTGACATGCACCTTTTTGGTGGGACAG CTGCTACGAGTCTCATCTCTGCAATCTACAGCATCCTACGCAGTCTGATCGCTCTGTCTCTGCTGTACGGATTCTGCTTCGGAGCTCTCAAG GAGCCGTGGGATGAGCAACACACCCCAGCCTTGTTCTCTGGTTTTTGTGGCCTTTTGGTGGTCTTCTCCTACCACCTCAGTCGACAGAGCAGTGACCCCTCTGTACTGCT atcTCTGATCAAGTCAAAGGTAGTGCCTGCTTTGGTtgagagtgaggaagaggaggaagaagacacCGACATTAAAGACCCGCTACCAGAGAAACTGCAGAACTCTATG AAGGAGATTTTGCTGTCAGATGTTGTCGTGTGCTCCGTTGCTTACATCCTAACCTTTGCCATCACTGCCAGTACTGTGTTCCTGTCTCTCAAG CCCTTTGTGACCATCGTACTGTACGCGCTGGCGGTGACGGTGGGGTTTGTCACCCACTACCTGATTCCCCAGCTGAGGAAACATCACCCATGGCTGTGGATCTCCCATCCGGTCCTCAAGACCAAGGAGTACCACCAATTTGAACCCAGAG AGGACGCTGTGCTAATGTGGTTTGAGCGACTGTACGTGGGGCTCCTGTGCTTTGAGAAGTACGTGGTGTACCCCGCCATCATACTGAGCGCGCTCACTAACGACGGCTTCGACCTCAGTCACCGCAAGAAGCTGGGAATTCA CTTAGATGTTCTCCTGACGACAGTCGCTGGGCTGAAACTTCTGCGTTCGTCCTTCTGCGACCCCAGCTTCCAGTTCCTCACCCTGCTCTTCACGCTCATCTTTTTCCACTTCGACTGTCCGCATGCCTCCGAGAGCTTCTTGCTGGACTTCTTCATCATGTCCATCGTCTTTCACAAG ATGCGTGAGCTGTTGCTGAAGCTCCATTTCATCCTGGTCTACATCGCTCCCTGGCAGATCGCCTGGGGCAGCGCTTTCCATGCCTTTGCTCAGCCATTTGCAGTGCCTC aCTCAGCCATGCTCCTGCTCCAGACCCTGCTCACCACCATCTTCTACGCCCCACTGGCTCCCTTCCTGGGCAGCGCCATCTTCATTTCCTCCTATCCACGGCCCATCAAGTTTTGGGAGCGAAACTACAA TACAAAGCGTATCGACAACTCCAACAGCAGACTGGTGTCTCAAGTGGATAAGGAGACGG GGTGTGATGATAACAACTTAAACTCCATCTTCTACGAGTACCTGACACGCTCGCTGCAGCATTCACTCTGTGGGGACCTTATGTTGGGCCGATGGGGCAACTACAGCGCCGGAGACTGTTTCATCCTGGCTTCAGACTACCTCAATGCCCTGGTCCACCTCATTGAGATCGGCAATGGGTTGGTCACCTTCCAGCTGAGAGGTCTGGAGTTCAGAG GAACGTACTGCCAGCAGCGAGAGGTGGAGGCCATCACAGAGGGTGTGGAGGAGGACGatgcatgctgctgctgtgaaccGGGCCACTTGCCCCACATGCTGTCGTGCAATGCGGCCTTCAACCTGCGCTGGCTGGCCTGGGAGGTGATGGCCACCAAGTACCTGCTGGAGGGTTACAGCATCAGCGAGAACAACGCCGCCACCATGCTGCAAGTTTACGACCTCCGAAAGCTGCTCATCACCTACTACCTGAAG aGTATTATCTACTATCTGGTCCAGTCTCCCAAACTGTCCACCTGGCTGAAGGATGCGACTGTCCAGGAGGCACTGCAGTCCTACACCAAGTGGCACCACATCGAGCGTGATCCTCAGGTTTTCAGTGTGAAGATTGATGAGGACTACGTGCACTGCCTGCAGGGGGTGACGCGCGCCAGCTTTTGCAATGTCTACTTGGAATGGATCCAATACTGCGCTGGCAAGATGGAGACA cCTGTGGAAAGTGATGAAGAATCTCCTCTGGTGACTCTGTGTTACGCTCTCTCAGTCCTGGGGAGGAGATCCCTCGGCACAGCGTCACACAACATGTCCAACAG TCTGGAGTCATTTCTGTATGGTTTCAACACCCTGTTTAAAGGCGACTTCCGCATCGCCACAAAAGATGAGTGGGTTTTTGCTGATCTGGACCTCTTGCAGAAAGTTGTGGCTCCTGCGGTCAGAATGAGCCTCAAACTGCACCAG GATCACTTCACGTGTCTGGAGGAGACCGAGGAGGCATCTATCTTGTATGAAGCCATCACAAACTACCGCAGCAGCCTCGTCATTTGCCACGAGAGTGACCCCGCTTGGCGTAAGGCGGTGCTATCCAGCCGTGACACGCTGCTCACTCTGAGACATATGATTGATGACGGCACAGACGAGTATAAGATCATCATGCTGTACAAACGCCACCTCAGCTTCAAGGTCATCAAG ATCAATAAAGAGTGTGTGCGAGGTCTGTGGGCGGGCCAGCAGCAAGAGTTGGTGTTCTTACGAAACCGTAACCCAGAGCGTGGCAGCATCCAGAACTCAAAGCAAGCGCTGAGGAACATGGTCAACTCGTCCTGCGACCAGCCACTGGGTTACCCCAT GTATGTGTCACCACTGACAACATCGTACGCAGGAACACACCGTACGCTCCGCAGCATTGGAGGAGGGGCTTTAAGCTTGGATTCTATTCGTTCCTGGCTCTGCTCTAAATGGCTACG GGTGCGTAAGGACAACCTGACCAGCTGTAACAGCGGTGTGAACATGGAGGATGTGGAGTGCGGTGCGGGCGGTTCATCATCGCTGAGCCACAACCGGCCGTCCTCCGTCACCTCCAACAGCCTGAGCCTCTACCAGCACAGAACCAGGACGACACACAGCCACAGACACCACAacgcag CCAGGAGAGAGTATCGCAGCAGGTCGGTGCAGCCTCAGAGTCAGCGTCCCCCcgtcagcagccaatcagggcCCATTCTGGACTCAGGCTCCAACCATGGGCTTGTTCAGCGTCTGTCCAACAGTCAATTGTCCTTTAACACCTCCATAGCCTCTATTTTCTcccag gtCCCTCGTCTCTCAGGGGCCGGTGGGATTAGCTCGCAGCTCCAGGCGGCGCAGCATCAGCAGCGCTCCAGCCAG GTGTCCTCGTCCTCATCCACGCTCAGCCTGCTGTTTGGGAAGCGTAGTTTCTCCAGCGGCTTAGTTATCTCTGGGCTGTCCGCCGCTGAGGGGGGCAACACCACTGACACGCAGTCCTCGTCCAGCGTCAACATCGCCATCGGGCCCTCACACAGGTCGAGCAGCAGAGCCACACAGGTAGGAAAGAGATCAACAGGTGGACATACAAAGTCCCTGCTTATTTATACACATCCTCTCATTACAATATGGCCTTCACTCAGGCATATGTACTACAAAAAGATGTCTTGTAATTAA